AACTCTACAAagactatacatgtgtatgaCTTCCGAAATCGTATATAAAATACTGAACTCGGCATCAAGGTTATAGTACCACTGATCACTGCAGTGTACCAACCTGTGTTGTCACTATACATTCTACGTGATGTTGCGGTAGATTGCATTTCTAGGGAGCAGTATATACTACAATCCGCAACAAAGAGCCGTGTCTTGATGGTTCCATCATCTAGTCGTACTGGTAATCGACTACAGACTCTAGCACGTATGTATTGGAGCTCATCCCATCATTTCATGATATCAAGAGCATGGTCACACATCCGACAATTCAGCGGGATAATAAATATGCTGCTCCAGCCACTATCgattcaaatatacaaaaagtCAGGCATTGGATGAACACTTTAATGAAGCCGGGATTGCATGTTGAGAATAGACTAGACCCGATACTTGACTGTATCTGAGTGTGTTACCAAGCATGGGTTGGAAATCTGTCTCCCGAAAAGTTCGCAGAGACTTGAAATCTTCCCGAagaagattatatatatatacagtggtgTATGTCCTGACAGGAATTATCACGGTGAAAAGTGCTAAATCATCAGTTTGTATCTACTACGGAATGGTAAATCAGCTACTTCAGTCTATCTAGCATGGGAAGACAATACGCCTAAAGACGGCTTTGTATTCAGAACGTATCCTTTGCCAATTGGTTTCAGGAAATGAGGAGGTTAACCAGAATTTACAAGAGCCTCTTTCTATGTTCGAAGAGCCACCACCGTCATGGAAATTGAAGTGGCGGTTCAGGAAAGCTATCGACTCTCATTGTAAATAAACCATATCCTTAACCCACGCCATCTTAATGTGGATGTATTTATACCAGAATGACACCATCCCATTTTGAATACAATTCCTGGGAGTTCAAGAGACGTCACTGAACTGCAAACGTGTCTACTATTAGCAACACATACCTTTGTTCTCCGGGCAAACCGAAGTACCTTCAAGCAGAACAAAGTGCAGGCTACTTCTTTATCATGTAAAGGGAAGATGGAACAAAGGAACATTTCCATCAGACTGGAAGCGCTCGACATGGTACAGATCATTATGGACAGTATAGTCGTATGTTTGATGTAAAACATGATGATGGGGCACATTGACCTTGTGAACTTTCATGACAGACGACTATGCTACTCGTTGCACGTCAAACAATTCAGCTTACTTGGCTGCCAAGACTAATGTGTAGAATAATAATGGACATACTTACCTTACGTTTGTACTATGTGCTTGGTGGTTTTGTGATTAAATAAAACTCATGTCTGTATCTTTAATTGTCCTTACATGGTTGCTGCTAATTTTGTATATAGCGCTTATCAATTATATTCCTTAAAGCATGACAAGAACTTCTGACTTCCTATTAAGTGATGTTTTCTAACCAGGTACTTTTTGAATGTGTGGTACATAAGCTACTATTGTAGACCCTTTAGGTTCTCCTACGAGAAGCTTACTGATACAGATACAAATTAGTTGCTGTTGTGCTAAAGTATAATCACCAACCTCAATATggcatgtacaatgtattacactTTAACCATTGACAGACCTGCGattgacattttaaaaacattgcGCTCGTCCCAGTCGTCATTCATTTTGTACAACTATGTTGACTTGATTCAcgcatcaaaattaatttgtacCCACCGTGTAGTTAttatatttacacatgtctataacgtatacagcGTGCTTACATATTATAACCTTATTTACTGACAAAGATGGAACAGGCAAACCAACAGATATTACTTTTTTATCACATTTtcccagtgaaatatcaaaaattattcattctacaaaagtgatatttttcattaatcaaaaatatcatttttctgatttgaccaatcaaagcacTGCTTGCAAACGACAATGGGAGAATTTTAAAGCTGGCCCGGTagattttgttataaaatgtaatCAACAGAATACCAAACAGTATCTTCAATAAtagcaaatatatttcacgagtgtggctaatattttgatatcctTGACTCGTGCGGGCtaatatttgatatgtttacGAGtgaaagatatcaaaatattagccccactcctGAAATATATTTGTCATAACTGAAGACACCGTAAGATACCTCTATTTAAACTACATTATGACCaacaaatataattatcatcatttaTATGAGTTTAAACAACCTCTCAAGGTCGCTCTTTGTACAAGAGCATTCTGTATATGGCACGTTTTGTTGAGGTCCATATAACATCcgtatatttaagcattgatgtgTGAATCCGCgtagaagtttgcaaacaaaatttgtttcataccccgatgaaactaaaaaaatgacatcaacgcttataattaatttttgaaaatgattttctaatttaaatcatgttttatgtaccattttactggttttaaatgggattctttttctcaaatcaatacgcaacgtcaattgtcgtattgtgacgtcacatttttcgcgccattctcggaatttctttcaaaaaagaatgtaaagaatttttcgaccaatcacatttgagtatttaccatgaaaacaaagaaaaattaattattattctatatacaatgttttgTCCAGTTAAACATTAGGTCTGTAAATATGTGTAATAAGTCGTTTGAGATCAATACTACTGTTATGTATAGTTGTTTATACAACGTTTTGTCGAGTTCTTCATGAATTCCAAACATAATTGCATATACCACGTTATATCAATGTCCACATAACTTCCATACATAGTGGTTTATACCACGTTTTGTCGAGTTCCACATAACCTCCATACATAGTGGTTTATACCACGTTTTGTCGAGTTCCACATAACCTCCATACATAATTGTATATACCACGTTTTGTCGAGTTCCACATAATTTCTGAACATAATTCTATATAACCTCCAAACATGATTGTATACACCACGTTTGTCGAGTTCCACATAACCACTGGTCATAATTGTATACACATTATGTCAGTTTCGAAATAAAATGCCAAATTGCTTCTCACACATCCTTCATGGATACTTCACACAGGCTCCAGTCATCTTTGTTGTTACTCTTCATGATGATATGAACGTCAGAACACTGTGAGAGTGATTGACATTCACATTCTAAATCACACTGATTCAGGGCATTAACGGTGTTATTTGATACAAGTTTACAGAATACCATATCCGAATCGATGTTGCATCTGGCATTGTTAGATGGTCCAGAAACTCCAACCTGAAAATGTAAGATGGATACTATAGAATCGGATATCAAATCAAATGGTTTTATTATTTTCCAGTTTTAACATTTGTGTATGTCCATTTCGATTTCACTGACTTCCCTTCTGAATTTAAACACTTTTGACCTCCAGTATgactggcgagtcctagaaggactatacaactgtatgatgtacctaacatcactgacgagtcctagaaggaaggaatagctgtttgatgtccctaacatcactggcgagtcctagaaggacaaaacagctgtatgatgtccctaacatcactggcgagtcctagaaggacgatacagctgtatgatgtacctaacatcactggcgagtcctagaaggacgatacagctgtatgatgtacctaacatcactgacgagtcctagaaggacgatacagctgtagggtacctaacatcactgacgagtcctagaaggaaggaatagctgtttgatgtccctaacatcactgacgagtcctagaaggacgatacagctgtatgatgtccctaacatcactggcgagtcctagaaggacgatacagctgtatgatgtccatatcATCACTGACACAACTGTTtctccctaacatcactggcaaGTGGGGGATGGGGGCAGctggtacaattcttacacAGGGAGGTAAATGGAGAGAACGGGAATTCATTTTGGAATGTGTTATGAACTTTTACAAACAGAAATCAATGTGAACTTTCCTATAATTACAAATACATATGTTGAACTGGTTTGTCGAAGCAAAAATGGGATAgacagttttgttttattcaatacaTATTCCAGAAAAAACATGTATATGGTGAAACAAAGTAATAACTTAATATCGGATATTTGAAGCTTACCAGAAGACTTTTCTGTCCAATACGTGTACACTCTATAGCTTCCCCTGTGGTGCTGACTATAAATCGCTTTGACGTCACACCAAAGAGACTTAGTCTTGTTAACCTCAACCAGAGGGAGGAAGGGGAATCTCCTGGCACGGGTAAACGTATACACGTGTGTAAGTCCTGGTCCAGGGTGTATGGTGTCATTCGCAACATCGCATTGTTCTGGTCCTTTTCTATTTTCATATAATCTTTTGCTGAAACACgaacacaaatatttcatattgatttatgaaaatatttcgGTTAAgttttattatacaaataaGGTATGGGTTAAGTGATATAGCAAGTTTTCCGAGGCATTTGGAATAGTTGAGGGAGACaagaaattatatacaaatgtatatacccCTCAACTCCTTACTTTAACCATTCtattataccgatacagacGAGGAGATATTTTGAACtcaaacatatttgtaaaaGGTTTTTATAGCTAGCTCCTTTCAATTAGATGTCAATGGAACCAGAAATAAATTTAATAGGATATGAATGACctacatttcattaaaaatcaAAGGAATATATTCAATGGCATTGGATTTGCCTTGGTAAATAATATGTCGTTGATGATATTCCGGTTTCATGTCCGGATAAATGATTTTACAACATAGTTACGGTCTACTGTGTTTTAGCTCGCAGACACCGGACTAAAACACATATTCGCAAAGAcgagatatacaatgtaatcgATTAAACCAGTTACTATCATATATGAAGTTAATAAAATAGAGGTGCATTAATTCAATTTATCTTATCGATAAAGGATCTAAATATAATTTTCTTCACATGTCTCCAAGAAAACGCATaaaagtatatttataaatgaaatatgacatcACGTTATCCAGCAAATTGAACTAcaagtttaaaaacaaaacaaaacacattctATGTTTGCACTGATAAGGTGTTTTTCCGTTACTGTACAAAACACTAGTCATAGTACATGTTGAGTAGGTGGATACTGTATGGCAcccatacaaatatttatatgattGAGGCAATGGATGCCGACTAGGGAGCTACCTGGATTTAAGGGCGTGTACGTCTTACCCAGTGGCTAAATAAGTTCACCAACACTGGCCTTCAGGAGAGTCAGAGGAGACCTAAGACCTAGAATAATAATATCTGCCACGTGGCCTAAAGACAAGGGACTAGAGATCAATCTAAAAACATTTCCTCCAGAACGAAATATAATGGGTGCTAGTATATGGAAGGACGATTTTGCTTTTCATAAAGTTGAAATATGGAATAATCTATTAGAAGAAGTAATTTCGCCACCAACTGTCATGAATAGATTCGATATTAGATTGTTATTGGGCAGGCAGATCAAAGAccttacatacattatgtactctAAGTAAGAAATCCTGTAGGAATTGGAGATATTGTCACAATAGATGTATTTCACTGTTGTTATCTTATGATGGAGTCGAGGATCATGTACCggaaataaattaaatttcacTTAATATCTAAACAAAAGCTCTGTAAATATACAATCTTTCTGGATTGATcaagtaattttttttctttcttttgtttaaaatgatcAATGTCGCCGCTGATACCGTCTCCTCTGGGAGGATGTTTCATATAAGCATAATGCgaagaaaaatgtatatctatgtTTGACTACAGTTTATGGTATGACCTCGAGTTCCTTGAATATTTAACTCAACCTGCCACATCTTTCGAATGTTTGATTCTCTGCTATCGTAGTTGTTGTCGGTTACATCTCCAGCTAATACCCGCACTGGAGAATTATGTAGCAATTCAAAAGTTTAATCATTTAGTAGTTTTTTCGGATAATTAATAACATGGAGTTTGCCTTTCTAAATTTCTTAAGTGATCTTCGAATGAAGAAGCACTCTATGTAATCATCCCTATTATCATCTCTCCTAAATATTCACTTGTAAGGAGAATCTACCCTCTAAGGatgaaataacaaaattgttttcttaattttaaGTTACAAATAGGTATGATTTATTTCCTGTATTAACGAAAGAATAAATCACAATAGTGCTTTCTCCTACTTTCTAATTTGTAATTACTCGTTTTCAACATACTGCATGAGGTTATGGCACGGACTTGGTCTTGTGCGTTTGCGACATTCGTCATTCTCCACAGTGCTGTCAGGAATACATTTCAACTTTCAAATTGTTCCAGGCAAGATCGGAAGGGTTGGGGTTCAATTGAGTTCTCAGGATGGAATATCATGGAGGATTTGTGTTTCTGGACTAACACGCAGGTGACATTAGCCTGTGATGGCTTCCATGTCTTTTGTGATTTAATGTAACAAGACAAGGCTTTCTCCAGTTTCTCCAGTTTAAACTATCTACCATGTCACTGACACTTCAGGTGTTGCAGCGTTTCTTTGGACTTTTCCCCCTATCTCATTTATTTTGTCTATTAGGTACGAGTCCAAGACTACTGGCATATACTTATAAAGGTCTGGTTAGATAGTTGTGTGCCTGCTCTATAAACGAAGTCTATTTGCTGTTTAGACTCCTCCGAATAAAGCCTTAAGCGCCGTTGTTAACATAGGAATACCATTTCAAATCTGACTAAATGATATGTGCCTTGCCAACTTGATGTAGCATATGACCGTATAATTTGTAAACGAGGTATGCTATAGTGTCATAAAAGACAGAGTTTTGAAAGATAAGGGCCAGTTTTTGCGAAATTGCTATGGCTAGTTCTTTCAGTAGACGATGCTTTAGTTATATCAGGCCCGCTAGTTTTTCATAGATGAACCAACAATAGAAAATTTGGAAATATCCTAAGGTGTATTGtgattgtttttttgtttagtCACAAATATGTATGATTTCTTCTCTGTTAAAACAATAGAGTTATACATGGGCTTCATTTCTTCCATGTATAACAGACTTGATAACATCCGCCAATGTAAACGCAGGTAAGGATCTGAGCGGAGTGTTCGATTCCAACCTTGGTTGGTGTGTATCGTTTTTTCGTGGAAACTTTTGTCACGGACCGGCTATTATTGTAGATTGTGTCCTTGGGTAAGACGTCATACGTAGGCACTTAATCCTATCATCCAAATCAACCCGCATAAAAAAACTAA
This genomic stretch from Pecten maximus chromosome 16, xPecMax1.1, whole genome shotgun sequence harbors:
- the LOC117314828 gene encoding uncharacterized protein LOC117314828 → MKIEKDQNNAMLRMTPYTLDQDLHTCIRLPVPGDSPSSLWLRLTRLSLFGVTSKRFIVSTTGEAIECTRIGQKSLLVGVSGPSNNARCNIDSDMVFCKLVSNNTVNALNQCDLECECQSLSQCSDVHIIMKSNNKDDWSLCEVSMKDV